The DNA segment ATCCTCAACATGTGGTATGACCGGGACATCGACGCCCTGATGCAGCGCACCTGCTGGCGCCCCCTCCCCACCGGCCAGATTGGCCCCAACGAGGCGCTGGCATTGGGATTCCTGTTGGCGTTGGCAGGCACGGTTGGGGCGCTGGCACTCAACCCGCTCTTCGGTACCATCCTGTTTGCCGGGGTCTTTTTTGATGTCCTGACATACACCATGTGGCTCAAGCGGCGCACACCCTGGTCAATCATCTGGGGCGGTATTGCAGGGGCGATGCCGCTGCTGGCGGGACGGGCGCTGGCCGTGGGCCACGTGGACTGGATTGGGTTAACGCTGGCTGCCGCCATTCTCTTCTGGATTCCCACACATGTGCTTACCTTCGGAATGCACTATCTGGTGGATTATGAGCGGGCCGGCATACCCACGGTTCCGGCCCTGTACGGTTTCCGGCGCACCCGCGCCATCATCGCCCTATCCAGCATTTTGGCGGTGGCAGCAATGGCCCTGGCGGCCGCAGGCATTGGCCTGACGGCAGGATATTGGGCAGTTCTATTGGTTATTTCCGGGGCGTTATTTGTGCTGGTGACCATGAGTATGATTCGGCCTTCGCCCCGTCTGGATTTCAGTTTATTCAAACGTGCGTCTCTGTACATGTTGAGCGCCATGCTCATCATCGTAACCGGGACACTATGAGCAAAGGAGAAGTAACATGCTCGGCAAGATCTTACGTATCGTCGCCATTATCTTGATAGGATTGGCCTCTACCCTGATGATTTTGGGCGGCATTGGCACTATTTGCATCGCCTGGTTCCCGGAAAATTGGGAAAGTTTGGCTGTGATGGCCCCTTATAAGCTCATCTTTCAGGCGGCCGTTATCTTCACACTCCTGGCCGGGTTTACCAGCCTCTGGGCCACCGTTAAACTCATTCGCCGCGAGAAAAATGGCTGGAACATGGCGGTCATTGCCCTGTTGCTCAGTCTGGCCACGGCAGGGACCAAGATGTACTTCTCCAATATGGCGCGGGGCAGCGTAGCGCCCACCAATATCCGTTTCTATTTCAGCCTGTTCGTCCTGGTCTACTTTCTGGTGATGCGAATACCCCCTCTCTGGGAAAAAGTGGGCTTCGAGGACCAGGGCCGGCCGGATGAGGATCTCAGCGGTCTGGCCGGCGGGACAACGGCTATCGTGGCCGGTCTCCTTACCCTGACGGTGCACCTCTGGGCCGGGCCGACGCACACGGTCAATGGGGTCAATTATGTAGAGTATCTACACACGGAATTGATGATCGCCGGATCCGTCATGGTTGTTGCCGGGCTGATTGCGTTGACGCTGGATTTGTGGAACATCATCGACCCCCAAAACCGGACCACGCGCTCAAGGGGTTCATCAATCAGAACTCCAACTTTGCATTGACAGTTGCCCTCTCAGGAGCTGCAATGACTACAACCCCTGTGGCGAAAAAAACACTCAGGGCGGCGCGTGCCGGCGATGCACCGCAGATCTCCGCCATGACCCGTGCCATGGTCGCGGATATGGCCAGTTACGGGGGTCACCCTGTTTCGACCGATGATTCCAACTGGGAGAGACTCACCGGAATATTCAGGATGCAGATCGAGAAGGCGAACTACCGCTACGTGGTAGTGGAACTGGCGGACGGGAACCTTGCGGGTTTCGCCGGCGCGGAGATTCTCACCCTCCATGGGGCCTACGCGCCAAAGAAGATCCTTCATGTAAGCGCGGTCTACGTTCTGCCTGAGTTCCGAAACGCTGGAATGGGAGAGTCCCTCTTGAAGGACCTGCTG comes from the Chloroflexota bacterium genome and includes:
- a CDS encoding UbiA family prenyltransferase, whose amino-acid sequence is MAGSLFLAISGSTILNMWYDRDIDALMQRTCWRPLPTGQIGPNEALALGFLLALAGTVGALALNPLFGTILFAGVFFDVLTYTMWLKRRTPWSIIWGGIAGAMPLLAGRALAVGHVDWIGLTLAAAILFWIPTHVLTFGMHYLVDYERAGIPTVPALYGFRRTRAIIALSSILAVAAMALAAAGIGLTAGYWAVLLVISGALFVLVTMSMIRPSPRLDFSLFKRASLYMLSAMLIIVTGTL
- a CDS encoding GNAT family N-acetyltransferase — protein: MTTTPVAKKTLRAARAGDAPQISAMTRAMVADMASYGGHPVSTDDSNWERLTGIFRMQIEKANYRYVVVELADGNLAGFAGAEILTLHGAYAPKKILHVSAVYVLPEFRNAGMGESLLKDLLNWGREANCAEAELNVVEANPAATLYQKLGFTLFQQKLVHPLGRRGS